One Chryseobacterium wanjuense genomic region harbors:
- the rny gene encoding ribonuclease Y → MIEVIIGVVCLVIGAVIGIFFSRSSLNTKAKFIIDDAKKNAENLIEKANVQAESIKKEKNLQAKEKFLELKSQHDADIQSREKKMQEIEKRIKDKEHKLNDELSKTGKLEKDLDKQIADYAKKTEILERKQQELDTAMAKKVEVLEKISNYTAEEAKVELVETMKAEAKTRAQAHVQSIMEEAQMNAKNEARKIVIQTIQRIGTEQAIENSVSVFNIESDEVKGRIIGREGRNIRALEAVTGVEIIVDDTPEAILLSCFDPVRREIARLSLHRLVTDGRIHPARIEEVVEKTRKQIEEEIIEVGKRTIIDLGIHGLHPELIKIVGRMKYRSSYGQNLLQHSREVANIAATMAAELGLNVKLAKRAGLLHDIGKVPEQESELPHALLGMQWAEKYGENAEVINAIGAHHDEVEMTSLLSPIIQVADAISGARPGARRQVLESYIQRLKDLESAALSFDGVSSAYAIQAGRELRVMVESGKVNDEVASQLSYDISEKIQNELTYPGQVKVTVIRETRAVNIAR, encoded by the coding sequence ATGATAGAAGTTATAATCGGCGTTGTTTGTTTAGTAATAGGTGCCGTGATAGGGATATTTTTCTCTAGAAGTTCGCTGAATACTAAAGCAAAATTTATTATAGATGATGCAAAGAAAAATGCCGAAAACCTTATAGAAAAAGCTAACGTACAAGCTGAATCCATAAAGAAAGAGAAAAATCTTCAGGCTAAAGAAAAATTCCTGGAGCTAAAATCTCAACATGATGCAGATATTCAGTCTCGTGAAAAGAAAATGCAGGAGATTGAAAAAAGAATAAAGGATAAGGAGCACAAGCTGAACGACGAGCTTAGCAAGACAGGAAAACTGGAAAAGGATTTGGATAAGCAGATTGCTGATTATGCCAAAAAAACTGAAATTTTAGAAAGAAAACAACAGGAACTAGACACAGCAATGGCTAAGAAAGTTGAAGTTCTTGAGAAGATTTCTAATTACACCGCAGAAGAAGCTAAAGTAGAATTGGTAGAAACCATGAAAGCTGAAGCAAAAACCAGAGCTCAGGCACACGTTCAGAGCATTATGGAAGAAGCGCAGATGAATGCGAAAAACGAAGCAAGAAAGATCGTTATTCAGACTATTCAGAGAATCGGGACAGAACAGGCCATCGAAAATTCGGTATCTGTTTTCAACATCGAATCTGATGAAGTAAAAGGTAGAATCATCGGTAGAGAAGGTAGAAATATCCGTGCTTTGGAAGCTGTAACAGGAGTAGAAATCATCGTTGATGATACACCGGAAGCGATTCTTCTTTCATGTTTTGATCCTGTAAGAAGAGAAATTGCAAGATTATCGCTTCACAGATTGGTAACAGACGGTAGAATTCACCCTGCGAGAATCGAAGAAGTTGTAGAAAAAACAAGAAAACAAATCGAAGAGGAGATCATTGAAGTTGGTAAAAGAACGATCATCGATTTAGGAATTCACGGATTACACCCGGAATTGATCAAAATCGTAGGTAGAATGAAATACCGTTCATCTTACGGACAAAACTTATTACAGCACTCGAGAGAAGTAGCGAATATTGCTGCAACAATGGCTGCTGAATTAGGCTTAAATGTAAAACTGGCAAAAAGAGCAGGTCTGCTTCACGATATCGGAAAAGTTCCTGAGCAGGAGTCTGAACTTCCTCACGCTTTGCTAGGTATGCAGTGGGCTGAAAAGTATGGTGAAAACGCAGAAGTTATCAATGCAATCGGAGCTCACCATGACGAGGTTGAAATGACTTCATTATTGTCTCCGATCATTCAGGTTGCCGATGCTATTTCAGGAGCCAGACCGGGCGCAAGAAGACAGGTGTTGGAATCCTATATCCAAAGATTAAAAGACCTTGAATCTGCTGCCTTAAGCTTCGACGGAGTATCTTCAGCATATGCAATTCAGGCGGGTAGAGAATTAAGAGTAATGGTAGAAAGCGGAAAAGTAAACGATGAAGTTGCTTCCCAGCTATCTTACGACATTTCGGAGAAAATTCAGAACGAATTGACATATCCGGGACAGGTAAAAGTAACAGTAATCAGAGAAACGAGAGCTGTGAACATTGCGAGATAA
- a CDS encoding GLPGLI family protein: MYCHKKLLQLFIIFYCTSSYAQSEKKDSLRGEFIYQLKAKSDIRTDSRYEELFSLQIGDKRAFFASTVSLKGDSVMTNSGTTTHNPNGSITLGYKKGTVIPKTNFDFTIIQTNENIQYFDLAFMTLLTYREPVIKNWKLVDETKVINTITCKKAEVTFKGRNWIAWYSPEIPFPYGPMKFSGLPGLIIKITDDKGDYDFELVKSVSNSKLKGRLINIKESRYTHAIETTQPKLKEAIKNVRANAAAVLASQGTTIIKGQEILRQREKKREENQKYANPLELSN; the protein is encoded by the coding sequence ATGTATTGCCATAAAAAATTACTTCAACTATTTATTATATTTTATTGCACTTCATCTTATGCTCAATCTGAGAAAAAAGATTCTTTGCGTGGTGAGTTCATTTATCAATTAAAAGCTAAATCTGATATACGAACTGATAGTAGATATGAAGAACTTTTCTCATTACAGATAGGTGATAAACGTGCTTTTTTTGCTAGTACTGTATCATTAAAAGGTGACTCAGTAATGACAAATTCCGGAACAACAACACATAATCCCAATGGAAGCATCACCCTTGGTTACAAAAAAGGCACTGTAATTCCAAAAACAAATTTTGATTTTACCATTATACAAACCAATGAAAATATACAGTATTTCGATTTGGCCTTCATGACATTGCTTACTTACAGAGAGCCTGTAATCAAGAACTGGAAGCTTGTAGATGAAACAAAAGTCATTAATACCATTACCTGCAAAAAAGCAGAAGTTACCTTCAAAGGAAGAAACTGGATTGCATGGTATTCTCCGGAAATTCCTTTTCCGTATGGCCCGATGAAATTTAGCGGATTACCCGGATTAATTATCAAAATAACAGATGATAAAGGAGATTATGATTTTGAGCTTGTAAAATCTGTTTCTAATTCTAAGCTCAAAGGCAGATTAATTAACATTAAAGAAAGTAGATATACCCATGCCATAGAAACAACACAGCCGAAGCTGAAAGAAGCAATAAAAAACGTCAGAGCTAATGCTGCTGCCGTCCTCGCAAGCCAAGGAACTACAATTATAAAAGGACAGGAAATATTGAGACAAAGAGAAAAAAAACGAGAAGAAAATCAGAAATATGCAAATCCGCTAGAACTTAGTAATTAA
- a CDS encoding GLPGLI family protein: MKILNLICLFIIVSLSAQTHRFIYELQLKMDSTESDYQKFNMILDINSKDVKFYGRNLLIADSLNKKFGNMNNKHVDMTGQIVKRKINTFDNENFINIKFGYYSFKTHDKIAWNISNETKKVQNYTLQKATATFGDRNWTAWFNKEIPFNEGPFKFSGLPGLVFEIYDTKRNFIYNLVKSQELANIYPTEDFLESNFANKAIPINEKQKQKLLLEFYNDPFSFERTNFNKNNSNLNINIGGKEIRSIDELNAQVKSMQEIIRKYNNPVEIDKAIHYKN; the protein is encoded by the coding sequence CTTATTTGTTTATTCATCATCGTTTCGTTAAGCGCGCAAACTCACAGATTTATTTATGAGCTTCAATTAAAAATGGATTCCACAGAGTCTGATTATCAAAAGTTTAACATGATTCTGGACATCAATTCTAAAGATGTTAAATTCTATGGTCGCAACCTTCTGATTGCCGATTCACTGAATAAAAAATTCGGAAATATGAATAACAAACATGTTGACATGACCGGGCAGATCGTTAAAAGAAAAATCAACACCTTTGATAATGAGAACTTTATCAATATTAAGTTTGGATATTACTCATTCAAAACCCATGATAAAATCGCCTGGAACATCTCTAATGAGACGAAGAAAGTGCAGAATTATACATTACAAAAAGCCACCGCCACATTTGGAGATCGAAATTGGACAGCGTGGTTTAATAAAGAAATTCCCTTTAATGAAGGGCCTTTCAAATTTTCAGGACTTCCGGGATTGGTTTTTGAAATCTATGACACAAAAAGAAATTTTATTTACAACCTTGTAAAAAGTCAGGAACTTGCGAACATCTATCCTACCGAAGATTTTCTGGAGTCGAATTTTGCAAATAAGGCCATTCCAATTAACGAAAAGCAAAAACAAAAACTTTTATTAGAATTTTATAATGATCCTTTCTCATTTGAGAGAACAAATTTCAATAAGAACAACAGTAATTTAAATATAAATATCGGCGGCAAAGAAATCCGTTCCATTGACGAGCTCAACGCGCAGGTCAAAAGTATGCAGGAAATTATTAGAAAATACAATAATCCCGTTGAAATCGACAAAGCTATTCATTATAAGAATTAA
- the ubiE gene encoding bifunctional demethylmenaquinone methyltransferase/2-methoxy-6-polyprenyl-1,4-benzoquinol methylase UbiE, with protein MTKDINQVTPYNSEATKKSQVEDMFDNIAPKYDLLNHVLSMKIDVLWRNTLVKWMKNDNPQEVLDVATGTGDLAITIEKGTGAKVIGLDLSQQMLNVGVIKIKKLKLDGKISMQKGDAENLPFEDNRFDAVSVAFGVRNFENLTKGLAELRRVVKDNKSVYILEFSKVEGFLAPFYMFYFKNILPAIGRLVSKDNRAYTYLPDSVNAFPFGEKMRQILLDTGFKKVEYKKLSLGIATIYKATK; from the coding sequence TTGACAAAAGATATAAACCAAGTTACGCCCTACAATTCGGAGGCTACAAAGAAAAGCCAGGTAGAGGACATGTTCGACAATATTGCACCAAAATATGATCTTCTGAATCATGTTTTGTCCATGAAAATTGATGTTTTGTGGAGAAATACTTTGGTGAAATGGATGAAAAATGACAATCCGCAGGAAGTGCTGGATGTGGCTACAGGAACGGGAGATTTAGCAATTACGATAGAAAAAGGAACCGGTGCAAAAGTAATTGGTTTAGATTTATCGCAACAAATGTTAAATGTTGGCGTTATTAAAATAAAAAAACTTAAATTAGACGGCAAAATTTCCATGCAAAAGGGAGATGCAGAAAATTTACCTTTCGAGGACAATAGATTCGATGCTGTTTCCGTTGCATTTGGAGTAAGGAATTTTGAAAATCTTACCAAAGGTTTAGCAGAGTTAAGAAGAGTAGTAAAGGATAACAAGAGTGTTTATATACTGGAGTTTTCAAAGGTTGAGGGATTTTTAGCACCATTTTATATGTTTTATTTCAAAAATATATTACCTGCCATCGGCAGACTGGTTTCTAAAGATAATAGGGCATACACATACCTTCCGGATTCTGTAAATGCTTTCCCTTTCGGGGAAAAAATGAGACAAATTCTTTTAGATACAGGATTTAAAAAAGTTGAATATAAAAAACTAAGTTTAGGTATAGCCACAATTTATAAAGCAACAAAGTAA
- a CDS encoding voltage-gated chloride channel family protein, with protein MSKHQRTLSDTSIIQIRIFFRKYPALPYVLKWLCISLIIGALVGTTSAGFLQSLEWATNFRENHLWLIAFLPVAGFMVGLLYYYFGKDVEAGNNLLIENIHDPKDIIPFKMAPFVYLGTIITHFFGGSAGREGTALQMAGAISDQLTKPFRLDKSERKILIISAIAAGFGSVFGTPLAGAVFGLEVFLIGRIRYNAIFPAFASAILADWATNLWNVKHTHYHIDFIPKLELLPIVYSVLAGIVFGICAAVFSKSMHWASSLFKSKIHYPPLRPVIGGVLVAAAVFAMGTTRYIGLGIPVILESFEKQLPLYDFALKMIFTIVTLSAGFKGGEVTPLFFIGATLGSALALFIPLPFGLLAGMGFVAVFAGATNTPLACMLMGIELFGAECGIYVAIACVVSYLFSGNNSIYTKQKIGEAKNRRFENFNDKSFSDL; from the coding sequence ATGTCTAAACATCAACGAACTTTAAGCGATACATCAATCATTCAGATCAGGATTTTTTTCAGAAAATATCCGGCTTTACCTTATGTTTTAAAATGGCTTTGCATAAGCCTTATTATCGGAGCATTGGTCGGAACCACTTCTGCAGGCTTTCTACAGTCTCTGGAATGGGCTACAAATTTCAGGGAAAATCACCTCTGGCTGATTGCATTTTTGCCCGTTGCCGGCTTTATGGTCGGGCTTTTATATTATTATTTCGGGAAAGATGTCGAGGCAGGAAATAATCTGTTGATTGAAAACATTCATGATCCGAAAGACATTATTCCTTTTAAAATGGCACCTTTTGTTTATTTGGGAACTATTATTACACACTTTTTTGGAGGTTCTGCAGGTCGGGAAGGTACGGCTTTACAGATGGCAGGAGCAATTTCAGATCAATTGACAAAACCTTTTAGACTAGATAAAAGCGAAAGAAAAATTTTAATCATTTCTGCCATTGCAGCTGGATTTGGTTCAGTTTTCGGGACACCTTTGGCCGGAGCGGTTTTCGGTCTGGAAGTTTTTCTGATCGGTAGAATTCGTTATAATGCTATTTTTCCAGCTTTTGCTTCTGCAATTTTGGCGGATTGGGCAACCAATCTCTGGAATGTAAAACATACACATTATCATATTGATTTTATCCCAAAGCTTGAACTTTTACCGATAGTATACAGTGTTTTAGCAGGAATAGTTTTCGGGATTTGTGCAGCAGTTTTCAGTAAATCGATGCACTGGGCGAGCTCTCTTTTTAAATCAAAAATACACTATCCTCCCCTTCGTCCTGTTATTGGCGGGGTTTTGGTCGCTGCCGCTGTTTTTGCAATGGGAACGACAAGATACATTGGCCTTGGAATTCCTGTTATTTTGGAATCTTTTGAAAAACAGCTTCCGTTGTATGATTTTGCTTTAAAAATGATTTTCACTATTGTGACGCTTTCCGCAGGATTCAAAGGCGGTGAAGTGACTCCGTTGTTCTTTATCGGGGCGACATTGGGAAGTGCATTGGCATTATTTATTCCGCTTCCTTTTGGATTGCTGGCGGGAATGGGATTTGTGGCCGTTTTTGCGGGGGCAACTAATACTCCTCTCGCGTGTATGCTCATGGGCATTGAATTATTCGGTGCAGAATGTGGAATTTATGTGGCCATTGCCTGTGTTGTATCTTATTTGTTTTCAGGAAATAACAGCATTTATACCAAACAAAAAATAGGAGAAGCGAAAAACAGGAGATTTGAAAATTTTAATGATAAAAGCTTTTCTGATTTATAA
- a CDS encoding bacteriocin-like protein, with product MKNLKKLSRNELKDVTGGRLPRVWIAETSCGVIATTTQDWTPQQAQEWFEKVETINCPPPTHSGPSTNLAGN from the coding sequence ATGAAAAATTTAAAAAAATTATCTAGAAATGAGCTTAAAGATGTAACGGGAGGAAGGTTACCACGAGTTTGGATTGCTGAAACTTCATGTGGTGTGATTGCTACCACTACTCAGGATTGGACGCCACAACAAGCCCAAGAATGGTTTGAAAAAGTTGAAACAATTAATTGTCCACCACCCACTCATAGTGGTCCTAGTACAAATCTAGCGGGAAATTAA
- a CDS encoding MFS transporter — protein sequence MQELSLSAKARLIFSIPVIIAALGYFVDIYDLLLFGIVRIPSLKALGLNPDVDGTFILNCQMIGLLIGGVFWGIFGDKKGRLSVLFGSILVYSLANIACGFLPYFPKEHLVYQYAGLRFIAGIGLAGELGAGITLVSESLPKNLRAIGTSVVAGFGLMGAVVAQLTVELAGGWNISYIIGGILGILLLFLRISVSESGIYKNIEHESVSKGNFLSFFTNKDRLIRYLKCIAVGLPTWYCIGILAVLANQFAPELGITDLNPGKAIMWAYVGISVGDLMSGFISHALKSRKMAIFYMLAFTIIGVAFMLFGNTNTETKYYLFCVWLGLGTGYWAMFVTLAAEQFGTNIRNTATTTVPNMVRGLVPVMILAFDFFKKDFSVIMSAAIVGIIVFGLAFYSSLTISETHNKDLEFTE from the coding sequence ATGCAAGAACTTTCTTTGTCTGCAAAAGCAAGACTTATTTTCTCTATTCCCGTTATCATTGCCGCTTTAGGTTACTTTGTAGATATCTACGATCTACTTTTATTCGGAATTGTTAGGATTCCCAGTTTAAAGGCTTTAGGCTTAAATCCGGATGTAGACGGAACATTCATTCTCAATTGTCAGATGATCGGTTTGCTGATTGGCGGCGTTTTCTGGGGGATTTTTGGGGACAAAAAAGGAAGATTATCTGTATTATTCGGATCTATTTTGGTGTATTCTCTCGCGAATATCGCCTGTGGTTTTTTACCATATTTTCCAAAAGAGCATTTGGTGTATCAGTACGCCGGATTAAGGTTCATTGCGGGGATTGGTCTTGCCGGAGAGCTCGGAGCGGGAATTACACTGGTTTCTGAAAGCCTGCCAAAGAATCTGAGAGCGATCGGAACTTCTGTGGTGGCTGGTTTCGGATTAATGGGCGCAGTGGTGGCTCAATTAACCGTAGAATTAGCCGGAGGGTGGAATATTTCCTACATCATCGGCGGAATTCTGGGAATTTTACTTTTATTTTTGAGAATAAGTGTTTCAGAGTCAGGGATTTATAAAAATATTGAACATGAATCGGTTTCAAAAGGGAATTTCCTGTCATTTTTTACCAATAAAGACCGCTTGATTAGATATTTAAAATGCATTGCCGTCGGATTGCCAACATGGTACTGCATCGGGATTCTTGCGGTTTTGGCCAATCAGTTTGCGCCGGAATTAGGAATTACAGACCTGAACCCCGGAAAAGCAATTATGTGGGCATACGTAGGAATTTCCGTCGGCGATCTCATGAGCGGATTTATTTCCCATGCTTTAAAATCCCGTAAAATGGCGATTTTCTACATGCTGGCTTTCACAATTATCGGTGTTGCCTTCATGCTCTTCGGAAATACAAATACGGAAACAAAATACTATCTTTTCTGCGTCTGGCTGGGCTTGGGAACGGGCTATTGGGCGATGTTTGTGACTTTAGCGGCGGAACAGTTCGGCACCAATATCAGAAATACGGCTACGACCACCGTTCCGAATATGGTTCGCGGATTGGTTCCTGTCATGATCCTGGCTTTTGATTTTTTTAAGAAAGATTTTTCCGTGATTATGAGTGCTGCGATTGTAGGAATCATCGTGTTCGGACTGGCTTTTTATTCGTCATTAACGATCTCGGAGACTCACAACAAAGACCTGGAATTTACAGAATAA
- the porT gene encoding type IX secretion/gliding motility protein PorT/SprT: MNKFLLKALVLASVNIAVLANAQFRTRNRMDKLEDFDEQKFSWGFYLNGNRLDYRIVLNPRYGMNNNQNLVTSKESYSFGAGLIAKWRLNDYLDLRLEPGLQFGQRQLTFNTQSNDQYAAGTLTNPPFTPIPLTENDRVREVKTTLVDVPVLLEFHGNRWYNSRPYVAAGVNYIVNLQSNSDSTDDNLQQVFRSTTHNFAWSAEMGVQFYFNKFKLTPAIRGTFIMNNEIVADNATTPPYWTAAMSTLQTRAVFFVLKFE, from the coding sequence ATGAATAAATTTTTATTAAAAGCACTGGTTTTAGCCTCAGTAAATATTGCAGTTTTGGCAAACGCGCAATTTAGAACCCGAAACAGAATGGATAAGTTGGAAGACTTTGACGAGCAGAAATTCAGTTGGGGTTTTTATTTGAATGGCAACAGACTAGACTATCGTATCGTTTTGAATCCCAGATATGGTATGAATAATAATCAGAATCTTGTTACATCTAAAGAAAGCTACAGTTTCGGTGCCGGATTGATCGCAAAATGGAGACTGAACGATTATTTAGACTTAAGATTAGAACCAGGGTTACAATTTGGTCAGAGACAATTGACTTTCAATACACAATCAAACGACCAGTATGCTGCAGGAACTTTAACAAATCCTCCATTCACTCCGATTCCGCTTACTGAAAATGACAGAGTAAGAGAGGTTAAAACAACTTTGGTGGATGTTCCTGTGTTATTAGAATTCCACGGAAACAGATGGTACAACTCAAGGCCTTACGTTGCAGCGGGTGTGAATTATATCGTAAATCTACAGTCGAATTCAGATTCTACTGATGATAACCTTCAGCAGGTTTTCAGATCTACGACGCACAATTTTGCGTGGTCTGCAGAAATGGGAGTTCAGTTTTACTTTAACAAGTTTAAATTAACACCTGCCATCAGAGGGACTTTCATTATGAACAACGAGATCGTGGCAGATAATGCGACAACACCTCCGTACTGGACGGCAGCAATGTCTACTTTACAGACCAGAGCGGTGTTTTTTGTTCTTAAATTTGAATAA
- a CDS encoding metallophosphoesterase encodes MQRNFLIIAAIFLFLEVYIYQAIRTLTDNFWIRLGYWIVTLTVYGVFAYEITHFQRSDRSTVRMQIMISVFLVFILPKVFIVLFLLIDDIFRTGSYLVGLTRPSESFFPERRKFLSLVGLGLGGVLSALFIDGITFGKYRHKVRKVKVKIANLPKSFKGYKIIQISDVHSGSFGDPSKLEHAINLINEQNPDLVLFTGDMVNNVAEEFKPFIPLFSTIKSKDGKLAVLGNHDYGDYISWPSPDAKKQNLETLIDYEKQAGFDMLRNENRVIEKNGEKLYILGVENWGLKPFPQYGKLDEAIKDVPESAAKILMSHDPTHFDYVVKKHPGNVQLTLSGHTHGMQFGLDLKNIKWSPVQYKYPKWADLYESEGKMLYVNRGFGVLAYPGRVGVLPEITLFELA; translated from the coding sequence ATGCAAAGAAATTTTTTAATAATTGCAGCCATTTTCTTGTTTCTGGAAGTATATATCTATCAGGCAATAAGAACCTTAACGGATAATTTCTGGATAAGACTGGGATATTGGATCGTTACATTGACCGTTTATGGAGTCTTTGCCTACGAGATCACCCATTTTCAAAGGTCAGACAGAAGTACGGTGCGAATGCAAATCATGATTTCCGTGTTTTTGGTTTTTATTTTGCCTAAAGTTTTCATCGTTTTATTTTTATTAATTGATGATATTTTCAGGACAGGAAGTTATCTGGTGGGATTAACAAGACCGTCTGAAAGCTTTTTTCCGGAAAGAAGAAAATTCTTAAGCCTTGTGGGATTAGGACTCGGAGGCGTGCTTTCTGCTTTGTTCATTGATGGAATTACGTTTGGAAAATACCGTCACAAAGTGAGAAAAGTTAAAGTAAAAATAGCCAATCTGCCCAAAAGCTTCAAAGGGTATAAAATCATCCAGATTTCGGACGTTCACAGCGGAAGTTTTGGCGATCCGAGCAAGCTGGAACATGCGATTAATTTGATTAATGAACAAAATCCTGACCTCGTTTTATTCACAGGAGATATGGTGAACAATGTTGCAGAGGAATTCAAACCTTTTATTCCGTTGTTTTCTACAATTAAATCTAAAGACGGAAAGCTTGCCGTGCTTGGAAATCACGATTATGGCGACTATATCAGCTGGCCTTCTCCGGATGCAAAAAAACAAAATCTTGAAACCCTGATCGATTATGAAAAACAGGCCGGTTTTGATATGTTGAGAAATGAAAACAGGGTAATCGAGAAAAACGGAGAAAAATTATACATTCTTGGCGTTGAAAACTGGGGATTAAAGCCTTTTCCACAATACGGAAAACTTGATGAAGCAATAAAAGATGTCCCGGAATCTGCGGCAAAAATATTAATGAGCCACGACCCTACCCATTTCGATTATGTGGTAAAAAAACACCCGGGAAATGTTCAGTTGACACTCTCAGGACACACTCACGGAATGCAGTTTGGTTTGGATTTGAAAAATATAAAGTGGTCACCGGTACAGTATAAATATCCGAAATGGGCAGATTTATACGAAAGTGAAGGAAAAATGCTCTATGTAAACAGAGGTTTTGGAGTATTGGCTTATCCCGGAAGAGTCGGGGTTTTGC
- a CDS encoding 3-oxoacyl-ACP synthase III family protein has product MPNTIIIGSGSYLPNRIIGRDYFLGSEFYSEDGEKIDKPVEETIAKFVEITEIENRRFIDEDLSNSKIGYEAAKLAIADAKIDQEELDYIIYASNFGEVTEHGYADFMPTMAARVKNKLGIKNRKCVTYDMLFGCPGWVEAMILADNLIKANVAKTILVIGGETLSRVTDPHDRNRMIFADGAGAVVVKATDEENVGIIAHNTICDNGIELDYLANGPSINKESDQTRLFVRMQGRKIYEYALKNVPNAIKETIEDAGLSIEDINKILIHQANAKMDYAMIERLHKLYDVKDYDHSISPMTIQDFGNSSVATIPTMYDLIIKGKMDGQTFKEKGNIVMTSVGAGMNINAIVYRFP; this is encoded by the coding sequence ATGCCGAATACGATCATTATTGGTTCTGGATCTTACCTTCCCAACAGAATTATCGGGAGAGACTATTTCTTAGGTTCAGAGTTTTATTCAGAAGATGGGGAAAAGATAGACAAGCCTGTCGAAGAAACGATTGCGAAATTTGTAGAGATCACAGAGATAGAAAACAGGAGATTCATTGATGAGGACCTATCAAACTCAAAAATCGGTTATGAAGCTGCAAAATTAGCCATTGCAGATGCAAAAATAGATCAGGAAGAATTAGATTATATTATTTACGCAAGTAATTTCGGGGAAGTTACCGAACACGGATATGCCGACTTCATGCCGACAATGGCTGCAAGAGTAAAGAATAAATTAGGCATTAAAAACAGAAAATGCGTAACATACGATATGCTTTTCGGATGTCCGGGATGGGTGGAAGCAATGATTCTGGCGGATAATTTAATTAAAGCCAACGTTGCCAAAACAATCCTTGTGATCGGAGGAGAAACATTGAGCAGGGTAACAGATCCGCATGACAGAAACAGAATGATCTTCGCAGACGGAGCCGGTGCTGTAGTGGTAAAAGCTACTGACGAGGAAAACGTAGGGATCATCGCTCACAATACGATTTGTGATAACGGTATTGAGCTGGATTACCTGGCTAACGGACCTTCTATCAATAAAGAATCTGACCAGACTCGTTTATTTGTAAGAATGCAGGGAAGAAAAATTTATGAGTACGCTCTTAAAAATGTTCCTAACGCCATTAAAGAAACTATTGAAGACGCAGGTCTTTCTATTGAAGATATCAATAAAATCCTGATCCACCAAGCGAATGCTAAAATGGATTACGCCATGATTGAAAGACTTCACAAGCTTTATGATGTGAAAGATTACGACCATTCTATCTCTCCGATGACGATTCAGGATTTCGGGAATTCTTCTGTAGCAACGATTCCTACGATGTATGATTTAATAATTAAAGGAAAAATGGACGGTCAAACGTTTAAAGAAAAAGGTAACATTGTGATGACTTCGGTAGGTGCCGGAATGAACATCAATGCTATCGTTTACAGATTTCCTTAA
- a CDS encoding cell division protein ZapA: MEVRRITINIAGRVYPLNVPAAEEETLRKVGKQIENMIKDFEQNFDVRDKQDALAMCALKLGTNAEVVSANYEKTIHSTNERLAIINQSLNETGK, encoded by the coding sequence ATGGAGGTAAGAAGAATAACCATCAACATTGCAGGAAGGGTATATCCGCTGAACGTACCGGCAGCAGAGGAAGAAACTTTGCGTAAGGTAGGGAAGCAAATTGAGAATATGATTAAAGATTTTGAACAAAACTTCGATGTGAGAGACAAACAGGATGCTTTGGCCATGTGTGCTCTGAAATTGGGTACAAATGCCGAAGTGGTGTCTGCGAACTACGAAAAAACAATACATTCTACCAACGAAAGATTAGCAATAATCAATCAATCGTTGAATGAAACAGGGAAATAG